DNA sequence from the Chroogloeocystis siderophila 5.2 s.c.1 genome:
TCAATCAACAACAAGAGCGATCGCGCTTCAGTTGATTGCACAAACTCTAAAATTATTGGTAAAAATCTAAGATGAAAAGATAACGCCTCAGGCATTTAATGCGATGAACCATAAGTTCAAAGTAGTTGCATGGATTAAACCTTTCGGGTACTTAGCACTCGGTCTAACAGTTATTAGTACATCTCGTACGGTGCTCGCTAAAACATCTGCAACAAATCACAATCACAGCAATGTAATTGCACGCCGAACCGCATTGCCAACTCAGCAAGAATTCCAGCTAGCGCAGATGGGCGAAAACCGAGATGAGGAGCGAACTCGATTCATTCAAGCTGCTGATGCTTTATACAGTCAAGCGAAATTTACCGAAGCCGAGGAACTTTTACGTAAGTTAATTGAAAGATATCCAAAGTATGCTGTCGCGCACTACAAACTGGGAAATGTACTGTTTCGTCAAGAAAAAGCCGA
Encoded proteins:
- a CDS encoding tetratricopeptide repeat protein, whose amino-acid sequence is MNHKFKVVAWIKPFGYLALGLTVISTSRTVLAKTSATNHNHSNVIARRTALPTQQEFQLAQMGENRDEERTRFIQAADALYSQAKFTEAEELLRKLIERYPKYAVAHYKLGNVLFRQEKAEEAIAAYQQAIEHNSRYALAYNAIGMVLARQGRWQEAIAEYQKALEINPEYGEALTHLGQAFWQQGRRDEALASLEKALSIFKAQNRLDQAYRLEQLLRDLKSDDDPSVA